Within the Glycine soja cultivar W05 chromosome 3, ASM419377v2, whole genome shotgun sequence genome, the region ggataaaaattaattttaatttatttaaaattatcgaGAATATTATTCTTGGAGtagttttttgtgtttttgaggTCAGGGAACTTTGTGAGAAGTTTTAAAATCTCTGCAGCCTGAATTGCCTAGGGGCTCATCTGTCACTACCTAGTCTGGGGGACTATTTCAGTCACGCCATTTATATTCTGCATTCCCATTATTACATGGGATACCTTTGATTGAATTTTAGAAAatctattttagaataaaaatttacattttaaaataaatttttcggGGAATGTAATAAAAGGTGTAGGATGTAATAATATTAGTGCAGGATATAATAGCCTTTGGTCatgtaagctttttttttttttctttttgggcgTTTGTTGGGCCTAAATGGACAACATTTGACTTATCAGATCAAATTGCTATTGGTATCATTTCATTTGTTATTGGTCCCTATCAAGGGACTAATCCCTTTTTCTATTCTTATTGTTCTTCCCACAAAATTAGTCCCTTTTTCTATTCTTATTGTTCTTcccacaaaattataattttgttgcaCAATCATTTTCCTATCtcctttattataataaaatcatgattctattataaaatatacaacaaaatcacGAACTTGTTGTTTTCTTTGGCATCCCCTTAacacaataaaatcatgattttattgagataaaaaataataataaaatcacaattctattgtatttttttttataaaagattatGCTTTATGATTTAAAGGGGGGACAATGGAACTACAATtctattgaattattttttaaaaaaaatatgtttgtaaaatggaatcatgattttataataTCTTTTGATTAAACTCAcaatgaaattgtgattccatTGTCTATTCTAATGAAACACACAATGAAATTATGTTTTGTTGTGATTTtctaaacccaaaaaaaataagtaacaaAATTGTGATTTCGTTACCTATTTTTccagaataaaatataaacataattgAGATTTCATTGTAGATTGTCTGCAACAAAATCACCATTACATTGAACACAAATTAGTGAAATAAAAAGGGTACCTCAGAGAAGTTGGAGAAGGAGAGGAAAAAGGATTAGACGTGGGGTTGGGAACTGAAGGAGGAGGATTGGGAAGGAGTGGAGTTATGGAAGGGAAGGAGAAGATTTGGGGAAGAGAGAAAAGGGAGGGGTGTCAAGAAGGAGGGCACAAGGAAAAGGAGagttcaaaatttgaaataaggaataaaataagattttcacAAAGAGGTATAGGGGTCAAAAGCAAATTGTGTAAAAGTCGATATAGTAGTTTCCTATCACACTAGTGTAGAgactaactttttttaaaagaagttgACGATTAATGATAGGGAAATAAGATAAGGAAAACTGGTTTCGAGGACCAGTGCCTccagaagaaagaaggaaggaaagtaattgtattttcattgatgatgttgttattaaaTAGTCTTATTTATACTGAATTCTCAATAACAGAATTTGTCTTTTTGTGTTATAGAATATCTGAAATTAGTTAAGCTTGTCTCCCCCTAAACGAACAGCATCATTCCAGCAGGATACGTTGTACCATCTTGCTTTTCTTTCATACGTAGTCCTTGAGGTAAGCAGGCCTTGTAATTGTTCTTTTGGTCTTGCCTTATGATTGCACCTCTGTTCTGCAACTTGCTTCTTTGTTGCACTATCACTCTTCGGCCCTTGCAGaatcaccttgtcctcaaggtgataatCTCTTTACAATTGATCTCATTCTTCCCATGATGTGTCATTAGGGGATAACCTCTGCCATTGCACTAGAACTTTCCAAGGACTCTAAGCCAATGACGAAGACTTGCGGTAATCCAAAATGGCCAGAGGAGAGATGATGGGTTGATCCTGAATGAAATCACTGGGTAATTGAACCACTTCATTGAGCTCTGGTGATCCTCAAAATGGTTTCAACACTGAGCAATGGAAGACAGGGTGTATGCGGGCTTCTTCGGGAAGTTACAAGCGATATGCCACCGCGCCAATGCGCTCAACAATTTGAAAGGGCCCATAAAATCTTTTAGCCAATTTGCCATGCACCGCGTTTAGAACTTTGACCGAGAGTTGGCGGTGAGGTCTCAGTTTGAGTAAAACCCAATCTCCCATTTGATAGGCTACCTCATGCTGCTTAGCATTTGCAAAATGTTTCATAGCGGTTTGTGCCTTTAGGAGTTTCTTTCGAATGCCCTGGAAGATTTCTTCTCTGTCCTTCAACATGTCGTCAACAACATCTAGTTTAGATGAACCCATGATATATTCTAGAAAATTGAATGGTTTACGCCCAAAGGTGATCTCATAAGGGGTTTATCTTGTTCCCATGTTCTAGGAAGTGTTATGAGACCACTCAACCCAGAGGAGGAGCTTGCCCCACGTTCTTAGCCTACGGTGCACAAAAGCACGAAGATATTACTCTATGACCCTGTTTAGCACCTCTATTTGACCATGACTCTGTGGATGGTATGCGGGGCTCATTCTTAACTGTGCCACTGAGTTGGAATAGCTCCTGCCAACTTATTGACGAGCAGAGGGTCCCTATCGGAGACCAGGCTTCGTGGTAACCCATGAATCTTTCCAACGATGCCCATGAACAGAGAGGCCACTACATGAGTTGTATGTGAGGAAGGCAACATGCCCAGATGGATACCTTTGGAGAAGCGGTCGACAACTACAAGGATGACCAAATTGTCATGATAAGGGGGAAATCCAGTGATGAAGTCGAGGGAGAGATCCTCCCAGGGATGATGAGGCACTGGAAGGGGGCACAACAGTCCCGCCATCTTCTTGGTTTCATACTTGGTGTGTTGGAAATTGACACACTGAGCCACGAATTGTGCTACATCGTCACGAAGGCCAGGCCAACATAAATTTTCAGATATGCGAGCTACTGTTTTTGCGACGCCCATGTGTCCACCTGTAGGAGTAGAGTGATACTTAGTGAGCAGGGTGGGAATCATCGAGAGTCCTCGTGGTAACCAAATacgtctcttcttgatgattAGATTGTGAGCAATTATGGAGTCTGGGTGTGACGCCGGCGAATTCATAATAGCTTGTCAGTGTTGCAGGTAGTTAGGGCACTTTTCTAATTGTCTGCAAAGTTCTTCAATAAAGGTGAGGCAAGGAACAAAAAGGGTCATTAGTGAATGGGGATAGTGCCGAAGAAGAAAAGGGCACTTTGATTTATCGAAGATGGATTTGTTACAGGGCTACCACCAAATCATTAGTCAACACAGAACCTCCGGAGAAGAAAGGAACATAAAGGGTCATTAGTCAACACAGAACCTCCGCAACCCATCCTACTTCTTCACCAATAGTACCGGAGAAGAAAAGGGGCTTGTATTGGGCTGTATGACTGCCTTCTGAACCATGGACTCCATATGCGCCTCAATTTCCTGCTTTTAGTAATGGGGATAGTGGTATGGGCGCACGTTCACTGGAGTAGAATTAGGTAGCAGATGAATATGATGGTCGGTGTCCCTTTCCGACGGAAGTTGGTGGGGAGCCTGGAACAGGGAATTAAACTTGTTGAGCAGAGCTTGAATGGCTAGAGGAAGATCCTTGCTAGTGCTGACAGGATGATCGTCAGAGAGCACTGTGATATGAAAATACATGTTATCCCGTTGCTTGCGGCAAAAATGGCGAAACTGCAGTGACGAGAGTGAGTTTAGAGTGGACTCCTTATCACCCTTAAGCTCAACCAAACAGCCATCATGAAAGAACTTCATGGACAAGGAGTTGTAATCGGTGAGGACTGGCCCAAGAGATTTCAGCCACTGCATCCCGAGGACAACATTGGCCCCTACTATCGGCAACACATACAGGTCAACGGTAAACTTAGTATCTTGAATATCTAATGTAATGGCTTCGCAGACGCAATTACACTCCAGTTGTTGGGTCACCAATTGCTGTTGAATGAAGTTGTGTGTGCTTCATCCGTCCACCAGAAGCATCACCTGATGATCCTTGACAAGACCCAGAAAATGGAGTGTCTCTGGGGCCAAATGGCCCGCTAAAGAATTAAAGCTGATTTGGGCCGGGTATGGGTCAATGATATCGGGCGGGTCAATTACTTCTATATTATCCAGAGAGGGGTTCTCGTCCTCTGTGATAAGGAGAAAAACCCTAGAGGCGCAACGATGGCCCCTATGGTATTTCTCGTCGCAGTTGAAACAGAGCCCATGCTCTCTTCCCGAGACTATCTCTTCCGGTGACAACTGCTTCAGGTTTGGTGGGGAAAGGTGGCTTGGTGAGGGAAGTAGAGGCGGGAGGGGCACAAAGCGAAGAGGTGCAGGTGGTATTGGCTGTGAAGCGCGGCCATGCGGCGCCTAGCGAGTATTGAGGAGCTTCTCTTCTTGGAGACGGGCAAGGCCAACTACTTGGACAAGGGTCAATGGCTGGTGAGCTTGGACCTCGCGGCGGATTTCCGATGTCAATCCGAAAATGAAGCAACTTAGTAGAAAAGGTGGGGGGAGGCCAATGATTCTATTGGCGAGATCTTTGAATTCGGACAGGTATTGTGCCACTGTCCCTCTATGTGTTAGTTTAAACAAGGCCCCTGTGGGGTCTTCATATTGGGAGGGTGCAAAGCAGGTCTGAAGTGCCTGGAGGAAGACCGGCCACGACGTGAATTAATCGTTGTCGATCATCCATTGTAACCAGGCCAGGGCCTTGCCATCCATATAAAACGAAGCAATGGTAAGGCGTTCTTGTTCCGGGGTAACGTGATACTCAAAAAACTGGTTGATCTTAAAGATCCAACCAAGGGGGTCAGACCCATCAAAGTGTGGTACATCTAATTTGATTATGTGATTTAACGCAGGTGTAGGTTATGGTGGCGGGGTGGGCGAGGAAGGTGTTAGGGTTGAAAGCAGAGGTGAGATTCGATGGAGAAGCTCATCGATTTTGAGGGTCATGGTCTACATGGATTTGCCAAGGGAAAGTTGATGGGTGGTGAGTCAGAGGATAGCATCCTCGAGTTTGTCTGGAGGACTTGTGGTTTTAGTGGAATCGGTCATGTCAACGAGAAACGAGAAATGAGAGTACCAAAATGGTAGggaaataagaaaaggaaaattggcTTCGACGACCAACGCCTCCAAAAGAGAGAAGGAAGGAAAGTAATTGTATTTTCattgatgatgttgttattacaTAATCTTATTTATACTAAATTCTTAATAACAGAATTTGTCTTTTTATGTtagaaaatatctaaaattgGTTAAGCTTGTCTCTCCCTAAACGACCACCATCATTCCAGCAGGATACGTTGTACCATCTTGCTTTTCTTTCATACATAATCCTTGAGGCAAATagacattttaattattcttttggtCTTGCCTTCTAATTGCACCTCTCTTTCCGCAACTTGCGTTTTTGCTACACTATCAATTACAAACAGACAATTACTTTCTGTATTTCTCGAATTATTTTCTGCACTAATATTGGAATGACCATTTTGaaagtgaaggaaaaaaaaaaaaaactcccttACAAACGTGGCAAATTCCTGTGTCCAGGATCAGGGCTGATGAAATGCCTCTGGATCGAAATCTGCTAGttcaatgttttgatgattACATTTAGCACATCAACATTTGTATTGGGAAGATGATAACTGAACTATCATTTGCACGTCCTATCACGTGGATATATTTTGACCATGTAGTAATAAGAATAACTGCTTTTACTTGTGATCATGTCATCATAATTTAatcgaaattttaaaaataaatgcttgtaattaatatcaataattttttatttttcctatgaCACTTCTGGTGGAACTATATCCTTGAGCATTTTAATCTCTAAATAAAAGACGTGTGGTTAGTGCTGGGAAGGTGGAGGGTTCAAATACAAAgcatgtatattatttttaagcaattagcaagtatatataataattattttaaatttaaatagtatactaaaaattatagaaatttataaattaaaaaataaattaaattataaattatctaatCATAGCTCGATTTATAATGCTCAAACGAATCGGAGCATCATTCATAGAATATATATCAACTCAAATGTACAAGCCCTAGCTAGCACATTAGCaatgctttattttttataaaaatattttcctttcgGAAAAATGGTATTAACTCAAAATAGtgcttcttttgtttttaactgattagataaaatttattttttttcttttgagccGGAGGATATGTTTATTGAATGTGCAAGTACCTGAATATGACTTCTCGGGTctcaacaattttaaattatgatatatgatcattgatcaagatactttttattaaaaaaaaaatcacatatgcatgtattttttattggtgAGAATCCTACTTGAGTTATATACGACTGTTATaagtaattaactttttttaaaaaaaatatttaatgttagtgTATGTTCAAAATTAAACTCGTGATTacatattaaactaaaataatattgtatcaATTGATTCATGCGCTGAATAGTACAGACAAGGTAAacacttttttgtttatatgcaaatacaaattttttgtttgatggattctttttaattatttgaaacttTGGAGGTAGCGAACACTTAGAGATCGGTTGGGAGTATGACTTAGCGGAGGATCATGATCACACTTCACGattcatttttttacaaaaatcaatattatgtatatatgtaattttttttcatgttatgtAATTGTTTTGATATCtcacttatattatatattttttttaaaataaatataaaaattgtaccttaaattaaaattaagaagacAAAGTTATGATTTATTGTTCAAGAAAcatgataattaaatatttagatcAGCTGGGATTGTAAAAACAATGTCATTTATTAATAGCTGAAAATTCTTAAGCGTTAAGGTTATTTTCgttgttataatatttatttaataaaattaaataattagtataaacattataatatataatatatcgtACTGAAATTTGATTTATCGATATTATAATACAGTACTTATCTATAAAAACTACATTCTCAGTTAGTTTAATGTATATTactgttattaaaaaattacatcaataaagGTTGACTCAATGCTAAACTGTACAcagtacaataatttttttttatgttgtgagTAACAAACTCGTTGGAGGATGAAGAGAGTCTTTCTCCCATTTTTCGCAAGTATTGTTAAATTAGCTTTAATGTAACCCATTGGGATTAGAGATATAGTGATTTGACACTTTTAATTAAGTAATTCTAGTGTGTAAGGTGAGAAAGTGAGAGGATGCATCGaccaataatttaaattaattaaaattatcattaagtactttaattttaattgatgatGACACATCTTTATAATTACTTTCCTACTTTACACATTTACTTTAGATTAACGTAATATTATACATTTACTTTAGATTAGCGTAATATGATATTGGAATAGTTTTCTTTTAAGATATAAGCTTACTacaccaaaagaaaaaacaatatattacGTACGtattgcattttttaaaatctatccCAATTTTACAAACAAGAAAACTCAGctttcatgttattttttatgtctTAATTACGAGATATCCTCACATCTCTCTCCGCAGCTTCTATATGGACGCACTTCCCAGGTGACTTGATAcactgataaaaaaagaatctctcttaattaaatattcagcctagaaattcaagtttttaaagCATGAAACACACCTTCTTAATTAGCCATCATCATGTGTATGTTAATTAACTTCATTTTAATTTGAGCATGCCAATTTGATATTGATCTATTTGTGATACATATCTTTGGCAAATTACACTGAATATGGTTTTGgtttatcataaaataactcTAAAAATGATTGTTAATTAAACACCCATGTTTTCCCTTTAATTCAGAATTAAAAAACTTGTTAATAGATcaacggaaaagaagtaaagttATGTTTCTATTGCGGGTACTGTAAAATAGCGTAGGTACATTGTGTAGGATCATTCCCATAGACCATAGTATATGTTTTTAGAAGTCAAATTTCGGGTGAAAGTCACTAGATAGAGTGAAATATAGTATAAGCATTATTTGCGAGGGCTTTTCCAGGTTAAGGCAAAAGGGAATACCACTTTCACACAGCTTCTCCACTATACTTGCAAAGAAATATCCAAATACAGTAGCTGCAGACAGTGGCAGCAGATGAAGTACGCCTGCTGAGAGAGATCTTCACTTTCTGCCACAGAATATATATGAAGCTGAGATTCAATATGGATCACTCTACTCATCAGTTTTGAAGTCCAAAGAAGTATATGAGCCTCTTAATTGTAAGGACTAGCTAGATCTATGAGCCTAACAAAGtcaattttcatttaataacaTATGTGGctatatatctttattttgcTCTTTTTACAGGTAAACATTTTGGAAGAACAAGACCAAGAGGTTCCATGGAAGGAAACTTTCTGACAAGAAACAGGTTTGGGTTTGAGGAGCATTCATGGCCTACTAGAAACTATGCTTGTAGCTTTTGCAAGAGAGAGTTCAAGTCTGCTCAAGCTTTGGGTGGTCACATGAATGTTCACAGAAGGGATAGGGCAAGATTGAGATCTTGCTTACCCCCGTCATCATGGGTTTCTGAGTGTCCTAATAAACCTAACTCCATTAAGCCTAATCCAACTCATCTTTCACCTTCATCTCCATCATCATTATGTCTATCTAATAACCTTTTGAATTGTGCTCATACTTTTCCACTTTATAGCCCTTCTTTGACTTTGTCATCTTCACTGACTCCAGCTTCTCCCAATGGAGACAATAAACCAAGAAGAGTATCTCCGGATCCacatcttcttcctcttttgatTCCTCAAAGCAGTGAGGAAATTAAGATGAATAAGAATAAAGTAAGTGGTTTAGGAGTTGAAGAAGTACAGGGTTGTGCAATAGGGGAGAAACTCAAGGTTTTCAAGACTAGTACTAGTGAGCATAACATCAAGCTGGAGTTGGGAATAGGGTTGCTTAAACAACCAGAGATGTTAGATTTGGAGCTACGATTGGGGCACAGCTAGCTTGGTGCAAATATCTGTTGATTTTGCAAGTCTGAAACTTCAAATTTGATTTAACTTGTTGCACTAGTAATTTGTTAGCCCAATATTGAAGCTGtttattattctattttgtatttgaagtaccttatattttgtgaaatcTTCTAATTTGGTTACATTTTAAAGGTTGCAATTAATTATtctattttgttgttttctttcgtGTGTATGTGTGTTGGGGTCTACCCAAAGTTCGTAGAATTGAAAATGAGTTTGGTGTAATGGCCAAGTGATCAAAATTGAAGGTCACCATAATACAAAGTAATCACAATAGAAATATAATAAGAgagtctaatttaattaattaaaaaaaatataaattattataaatctcttAATATTATGTTGATTCGTTTTGATTTGTACGAACCAAAAAATCACGATGCAAATATATGAACTTGGAGAGATTCTTAATTTTCATACTGTTGTATAGGTCTCAAGTGCAGTCAAATTTTTCTCTTGCTTTTCAAAAATCTTCACTTCAATCGTCTTATCTGACAGTCAATGAGTAGAGTTCTTGTTTAGtttgactaaaaataaatatttaatatgatttccTACAAACTATAATTAATTTCCTCGGTGTCTCAAGGTAGATGAACACGTGATCACTCAGATAGATATTCTTTAAAGTATCCATGCATTTTCCTGGATACCCTAGTCTTCATGTTTCTTGAGGGTACGTAGTTTCTGTCTTGTTCTTGGAAACACTTAATATAACCATTTGGTCAAACAGCAATCAATGAGATCAAAACATCGTGTTTTTACTATAAAGTTCTCTATAAGATTGTTTTATAAATAAGATGTACATATAAACGaacaaacaaatcaatttaagaaattaactGAACATTTTTCGTTTAATATAATGTGTTTGGCTAACAAGTGAAAACTAATTCTAGTCCTTAAAATTATAGTGATATTGAATTGAAAAGCTGTTGCTTCGgccttaacatgattttttaatcaattttgcgAAAAGTGAATATAAACCAAACACAATATTAGCAGTTAGACTACCTTCGTAGTTATAGTGCAATTATTCAACGACATCTGTAAACATTTTCTTAGACACCATAGTGAGAGCTTGTTTATTCATTGAACActcatttaaaatattgggtAACAAGCAAGGAATTCTTCACAAATAAGCAGTCAATCTcctctttaaatatattttctaatacggcatatatttttttttgtggaatTCTAATACGGCATGTGTTAATATAATATAGATATACTGATATACATATATGCATGTATTTAATGTATACTCTACCCTTTATATACTCTACCCTTTATAcctttcttttataattaaaaggagAAAAGAGCTTCTCTCTTTATTTGTAGGCATGTATAAAAGAAAGATGTAATAATAAAAGGATGTTGTATAAAAAAaggtgaaataaaaataatattactctTATCTATATAATGGCATTTAATGCTCTCGGTGATGTTGAAAGCGGCGTGCTTTTGGTATGTGATGATTCAGAAGACCTAAAAATACGAATTGAACTAGAAACAAGTATGAGATTACGTAAGCATAATAATACAGGAGTAGAATGAAAAGAGAGACCCAGAAAATATGTCAGGAGGGACATTCAACCTGTGATGAATTTGATGTCCTTTTCAGATAAACTGTCAAACAGAACATAGAGGATAGCGCGCAGAGAGATGAATAATTTGCTTATAGCTACATACATATATACCTAGTGTTATGTAGCTTTGGTAACAACTCAACTCGTTTCCCTTGTCTAATTTATTCAAAGTGGTAGTTTAGGTTTGGTGTGTCATGTAATGGGTGCTTTCTGCCTTGTGTGTTTTCCAACATAAGATATATTGCATGTTCCCTATGTGATGTCTGGGTTTACAAACCATGATGGCCTTACCCTAAAAACAAACGCACAGTTTTTGTCAGTACCAACTAAAACAAGGAATGctactttctctttctttttctctctcacttTTGATTGGCCTGTGAAAATCAGTACCCTCTAAGATTGATTAAAGAAAGTAATTTCAAGTTTATTATAgttgtttgaaaaaatatacataagagGAGTGTAAGCAAGGGAATTAATAAGGGGGGCTTAGGTTTGAAGAAATGAAGAGTACGTAGTGCAATGCAATGATGTCACATAAGTATGAATGAGGAATAATGAAGAGGAAATGGACATTTGGGTGTACAACGCAACCTGTCAAAAGTGCAGTTCTAGTGAAAGATGAGGGAATGGGTTAAAGTAAGCTAGTCGGCGCACGTCACTTTCCCCttccattcattcattcaaatcCTTATTTACTTTTCCTCACCCAAACTACCTTTGCCATCAACCAGCACACTAACCCAACCTCTTCCCAAACCCAAAGAGAATAAAACCACAACATCTTTAATTACTCTCTTCCTAAAATGAATTTTCACCTTCACACCTCCCCCCTTATGTACTGTGTTTGTAA harbors:
- the LOC114405531 gene encoding transcriptional regulator SUPERMAN-like; translated protein: MEGNFLTRNRFGFEEHSWPTRNYACSFCKREFKSAQALGGHMNVHRRDRARLRSCLPPSSWVSECPNKPNSIKPNPTHLSPSSPSSLCLSNNLLNCAHTFPLYSPSLTLSSSLTPASPNGDNKPRRVSPDPHLLPLLIPQSSEEIKMNKNKVSGLGVEEVQGCAIGEKLKVFKTSTSEHNIKLELGIGLLKQPEMLDLELRLGHS